TACTTCTGAATGTTTTAATGTTTGGGAGAAAGGGATTTggcaagcaaaataaacaaattttaaactgACCAATCCTGCTTTCCTAGAAATGTCAGGAATTAACGTTGGGATAGACTCAGGCTCCAGTTTGCCCGGAACAGTTCCAGTTTCGGCACTGTAAGTCCCGTATCTTGGAGAAACCCCTCAGCCCTAGGCAAACTGGGACGGTTGGTCACCCTACAACTGGTATGACCTTGACCGCTATACCCTATGTCTGACACGCATGATGCAACACAAGGCTTTACATCTCTAAAGAGACAACAGTGCAGTCAAATCACGTGCTTAGTTTCCCAAGCCCTCGCCAAACTGCTACCCTAGGAACTGGGTACTCTTTCCTACCCAGACAGAGGAGCTGTGTCAGAAATTTCTAGGCATGTGGTGACCCTGGATTCCTCAGCCTTCTATTCCCACCATCTCACACTCAGCTCCAGCTACCACCTAAACAAGGAACACCAAATCCACCAGTGACCCCAGTCCATGGCACTGGCCACCCTCTCCGCCCGGCCCTGGCCAGCAAGCTGGTAGGGCCTGGGGCGGTGGACAGAGTCGGATTAtcagagagggacagaggagaACCCATCTGAGATGGTGACGTGCTGTACCGCAGCAAATCACAAGAAAGGGGAACCCCATATACGTTACAGTCTGCTGACGTCGGGAGGCGTGCAGTTTGCGTCTTTGAGTTACAGAAATACTAGAAATGCTCACTGAACAGTCCATTTCAGAGTTTTGGGTCCAAAGCTCCAAAGGGCTGACTCACCGTCAGAGCAGAAATCACGTGAAAGCCCTGGtattaaggtgtacagcatacgCTCATTCAGAAGCCGTAGTATTTGAAACTCATACAGATCTTGGGTAAGCTCACAGATCATTTCCGCCGGTTATTAGAGGCTTCTCCAAAATTATAAGGCAGGTTCAAAGAAAATGCCAAGACTGATATTCATCCCCCCTTGTTACAGAATTTTCCTGCCTCACGAggtgaaaagaataaataagcagGGGACACAAGCCTCCAGGAATCATCCCTCTTTGGCCCTTTGTCACCTTGACTGCTTGTGTACATATTAAAATGTAGAATTTCAAATAAGTTGTTTAGGTATTCTTGCCCAATCTGCACACACAAATCCTACTAACTGAACTACTAATAGCCAAGGTGAAGGGTAGACGTAactgttgcctttttaaaatgaattgtcTAGGAAATTGCCTCAGACCCCAAAGAAAGATTACTGTTAAAATTTCCAAGGACCCAATACGTGAGCCCTGCAACAGCCGTTCCTGGTCCCTCCCCGCAAGGCTCAGCCTGACCGACTTTGCTGTTGCAAGATTGCATCACTGACTTTTGCAATTTTCTGGCCAGTCCAatttccccctcctctctttgccctctccctttctctgcttgAAGCGCTTTTAGCCCAAGGTCTCTCCTTTCCCCTACTTGCTAACTAACTCTTGTGTATGGATAACCAAAGCTAAACCAGAACACCCGCCGCAAAGGTGATGAAGTTTAATCCTAGTTGAAATCAACCCTACCCTCCTCATGCTTCCTAGAGTACTCTCTACTCTTCAGCTTCTTACCCAAGCTGCCTACTCTCACTCTTCTGTCCCTAAACTGTTTCTATGCTAAGTGGGGCTGGTACGGTGGCGTTGCCCCCCCAGATCCAGGGAAGTGGCATATAATTATTGAGGAAAGTAATGAAATATTTGCAGTTCAGACCAGCAGACAAACTTTTACCAACGGCCCCCCCTTCCATGTTCACCTCTCCCTAGCCCCCAACTTCACTTCTCAAGTGGGAGTGGGGACAATTTGGATTTAACGGCAGTTGCCTGATACACAAAAGTACAGATACAAACACCTACAGGCACAGAGActgacatcacacacacacacacacacacacacacacacacacacacgccccatcTGTGCATAAAGGGCGCCCTCAATGAATAGTTATCTATCAAGTGACCTTAGCGATGCAAGCACCTATGAATAAAACCagtcagaccagaaataaacagtATAAGCACAAAGTGCATTATGCAGAGCCTGGAGACCCGTTCTGATCATTACCCGGATCCCTCCCCCTTGCCTTCTACCTCGGATCCCTATACGTGTGGGAAGACGACAAACCTCctgaataaaaactaatttttcagTTTGGTAGAACcccaggtgtccttataaggggTCCTTCCAGGCTGCCCCGGACGAGGAAAGCACCCACCCACACGATTAGGAAAgaggtcaggggcttccctggtggcgcagtggttgagagtccgcctgccgatgcaggggacacggattcgtgccccggtctgggaagatcccacatgccacagagcggctgggcgcgtgagccatggccgctgagcctgcgcgtccggagcctgtgctccgcaacgggagaggccacaacagtgagaggccagcgtaccaaaaaaaaaagaaaaagaaagaaagaggtcaGAAATGGACGTGGATACCTCCCTGGGCTCTGGGTCCTCACCCTTGTACATCCAGGCCCGCCCTCCCCCGCACCCCGGGCTCACACAGCCGGCGCGACGTGCACAACTCGTGGCTGACTCCCCCAGGGTCCTCGCCCCgctcctcctccaccctcctcttcccGCCCCCTCCACTCTCTGGCCGGTGCAGCACTGGCACCAGCCCAAAGAGCCCAGGAGGCGGGGCTCGGAGAAAAACATATAAGTGGCCCCGGGGCGCTGACCAGGTGTCAGTTGCGGAATCTCCATCCGGAAGACTCGCGGCTAccgaggaaggggagaaggaggcggaggaggaggaggagaacgCAGAGCCGCGGGACCCACGCACACCGTGACCGCCCACCCGGCTTGCGCTGCCTGCTGCTCGCTCGACGCCCCTAGGTGAGTCCGGCGGGGAAGAGCGCGGCGGGGCGCGGAGTCCCGGGTTGGCTCCCCTCTCTGCAGGCCTACCCCGAGAGAGCCGAGTGAGGGCTGCTCGGGAGGATGCATCCGTCTTTCGGTGGCTTAAAAGCCCCCTTTTCTGCTCCGCTTCTCCCGCAGATCACTCCCACCCCGAGAGCCCGGAGCCGAGATGGAAACTGTCCAGGAGCTGATTCCTCTGGCCAAGGAGCTGATGGCGCAGAAGCCCAGACGGAGTCTAGTGAGGCTGTACGTGCTGGGCGGCGTGCTGGCTCTCTTCGGCGCCGTGCTCGGCCTGATGGAGACCTTGTGCAGCCCCTTCACGGCCGCCGAGCGGGAGCGGGAGCGGGAGGCAGCGGTGGCCGAGCTGCAGGCCGCCCGGGAGCGAAAGGCCCTCCGGGCGCGGGCCCTGCTGGAGAAAAGCAAGCAGCTGGAGGCCGTCCAGGGCTGCCGGGCCACGACCAACCGGCTGCACGCCTCGTAGGAACCTTGGGGGCCggcggagggagggggagagagacacacagggagaggaGAGTGAGGCAGAGCGCGAGGGTCGGGCTCGAGTGGGCGTCTCGTGCTGTTTGGACTGACGAGAAGCTACTGATTTTAGAACTGAACTACCACGTGGATCCACCAAAAGGCGTTTGGGATTGAGTTTTGCTGCTGTGCAGCACTGCAGAAAGATGACATGTCCAAAACCTTCCAGCTATCTGACTGCATCCAGCATTTTGCACTAGGGTGAACGGAGGAGAAatgctttttatattattattgttgttattgttattattattacagtgaccaccattttgcattttgaaataaaaaacgTTTTGTAATTATATCTCAGCATCTGATTCCTGAGGGGCACGGTTTTCTGgggtgggcagcagggagggCGGGCATTTTGGCGGAGGGGGTCTTCTTAACGTGAGCCCAGTGGAGAGAGCAGTTTCCTGAAGGTCAGGCAACACTTGCTTCAGGGCTCTGGACTCATATTGATGTTACATGCTTATAAGTCTGTTAAggctttgtttttgctttttgtgagGAGTGGCAAGAGAGAAACTTTTCTAAGTCCCACCAGACTCAGCATTTTAAGATCAGACGATAAATCAACTTCTGGGCTAGAGTAAGTGAATGAGCGATACTGATTAATTCCAGGGCGCAAAGCCTATTTGCCATCTCAGACCTGTGCACCAGAGGGTCTCGTGGTTGATACCTCTTTCTTCCTAACTGTATTTTAGTGGACGGGGGTGGGGAcagtgagggggaaggaggggtggagggagggaggaaactaGCTAGCTGGTAGGAAAAGAGGGAAGGCAATCTCCCAAGAACATTTAATTGGATGTCTAGCTCTACCAAGCCCTTCTCCTCACAAACTGAATCACAGTAAGAAGTTCTAGGTTAGGAGGGGAAAAGACCGGTTGTCACAGTCCTGAGTCATCTTCCTCCAGGGACAGAACTTGCTCTGTGGTAATAGCTAGTCCAGTGGCTCTATGGGGCTCAGCATAGGGAATTTTAAACAATGGCTCTTAAAGAAGTAGTTAGGGGCATAGGCCTGATGCCACTCCCCTAGTGATTTTAATACGTCTCCTGCCCTAACCGGGTACAGAcatttccctctctccatccatGGCTATGCATTTTTGCCAAACATAGCAAGGCTCGTGCCATCGCCTCTGACCAGACTCGCTCTCCACCACCACCCTCTTCCCTCACACACGcccttccattttatttctgccaACTCAAATCCTACCCAGTGTTCCTGGCCCTGATCTAGTGCCATCTCTGTCTGATATCTATCCTTATCACTCCAGACAAGAGAGCCGTCGGAATGGGGTGAGATTAATCAAGGGAAAAGACAcgtatttaaaggaaaagaagaatatcAGTGGAACCACTGATCTCGCAGTTTCCAAAATGGGAAACTCGACCCTATATTAAGGTGACATAACCTCACCTTAAATGACCAAAAAACTTCTCAGGAATCCACCCCATCTTATTCTTCAGTTGTCCTTCCCAAGTGCCTCTCCTATTATGTCTATTATTCTTCCACCTATGCAGCCACCCTCTGATCCAGCTGTCAGCATCTCAAACCGCCTCCTGCACTCTCTAGCACATTCACCCCAAAACATCCCTGCCAGACTGGGGACTGTGACCTTCTTTCATCCTGCTGCTCCTCCCTCAAAAATGTCAGCGCCTAAGACCCCTGTCCAGATTTTCCAGTGTCTCCATGATCTGCTTGCATCTCAGCCCTCCCACCTGATGTTCCGCATGAACCCAGGACCTTCCTAGTCCCTTCTGGTCTTTCGCACCTTTTTTCACATTACTCTTCCCACCTGAATGCCCGTCCATCCACAATCGCCACACCTTCTGAAGCCATAGACTTCAGATTCTCCAAGAGAGGGATAATTTCATATATTCTGCCTCTTGTCAAACTGTATATCAAATCATGTACTCCAATTTTTGGTTTAGAAGGTAATGCCTATATTTTTTGGTTTGCCTATATGTAAAactacatatattttacatatttgccTAAATATATAGGAAATGCCTGTGTATTTTTAGTTTCGAAGGGTATGCCTCTTACCTATACATGTACAAACTACCCAACCCAATCAAATCCAAGCTATAGAAATCTTTTCTGTCCTCACTGATCTTTTCACTTCTCTGAATTCCTACAGGACATTCAGTCTGGGTCTCATACTGGATCACGCAGTAATGGACATTTTTGTCCCAGTTGTTTTATGGAGGTGATCAGATGTGAACTTGTACTACTTTCTAGTGAAAACAGATACTAGGTATCAactgtgagaacatttaaaagttTCACACTTTCTTAGGAAAAGTTTGATTGTTGTGTAATCGTGGTAACCAGAACCAGTTTTAAACCCATTGGCTCAATCAATCACAACTCTCCTCAGGTAACACACTTTTACAAGCCAACCAATCAGTAACATTCCCTCACTTCTAAGGGTCATTTAACCATGAAGTGACTCAACCCCATAAATATATTTCAGAGTGCCAACtaatcaacaaataaatatgCTTCTACAGATATCAGCCCACCTATGACCAGGAAAGTACACCAAACTCTGAACTTCCTGCTTTCCCAAAACCAAAAGATATACTTACCGGGTTCCTTGTGTTCAGACTCTATTTGTCCTTCAGATCTGCTGCCAGATAAGTCAGTCTCAACTATAGTCTGAATCTGATGAGTTTCACTGAGTTCTCACGGCTTCTAAAATTTCTAACCAAGTACGTCTTTGTATAAAATCATTAGATCTCAGTCTTTGTGTAAAGtaaatagaaattttagtttACAGATGTACATTCTGGTAAATAATTATAGCTAGGCCTTTGTATATGGCCATTAGACATTTTGTCTGGGAGGTATACTATTGAGTAATTAGACATAGGTCTTGTATAAGTTCATTAGACTCTTTTATTGGAGGCATACCATTTGATAACTGCATTAGCCATTAAACTGCTAATCCCCTGCTGCTcactttgcttttgcttttgtttatctatattgtaaagttttattttatgtgtttctgttttgtactgAAAAGCCTTATTTCTGATACACAGATAAAGAAGTGTTCCATATGGAATGGCCCAATAAGTCAACAATCCAATCCAAGCTGGTCCTAGGGGACAACAGTTGGAGCTCCATTAGATTGTGACCAATTCAGGAAAAGGTAAATGATCAAACTTGGCTTTGGGTCTCCTTAAAACTTTGTTGAGAGCCGCTCTCTATCTATCTCACCAAGGTGTAAAAGAAggtcacttttagtctgtattcTGAGGCCAAAGATTGTCAGGTCATTGATTACATGGCCCCTTCCTAACTTTTGCATAGAAAGGGAACCCAAGATACCATTCACAGGCACACATTCTTACTAAGTAGCCTTTCTTGTCTATCTTGGGTTCTTCTAATCTGCAAACTCCTCTTGGAAGAACTCCTGCTTCCTGTTGCACTATAATCCCAGTTCTTGCACTTACTTCGATAAAGTGCAAAAACTGAGTTTAGAATAACAATCGTCAACATGGGGGAACTTTTGACATatcaaaatcaataaattaattcatttgagGAACCcccaaataaattaatacatttaagaGGAACCCCAGAAATCTAAAGAGTCAGTAGTTAGCTTCTTTGATTGGTATGCTGAggtctaaaaaacaaaattctaattCCAACATGGTCTCCCGCAAAGACTCTAGTACCTTCTGAGGTCCACCctaatttcatttctctctcttccacttACCTTTCTCCGACCTTCTATATGAAACACCctttttttcagagttttctttagaaaagatGCAATTACATTGTAAATCTGCTAAACCAGAAGGCATCCCTAAAGAAGTGAAATTTAAACCCTGATCTGGAGCCATATTAAGAGTTAAAATTAAGCATCTTCCTAAATCTCAGGAAGCCAGGTAAAAAATTTTGACATAATTTAGGATTCTATTTGGTACTTATTCTTCTGGACTAGATCTTTACCAACTAGTTCAGTGAATTGTTAATCCTTCagctggagaaaaatatttaaaagcaacaGAGTTagcaaggaaaattttaaataactcagctgtataaaatgaaaaaaaaagtgttttaaggggggcaagaaaaaaaaacagaaaacacagtaCAAAAGacaattctagggcttccctggtggtgcagtggttgagagtccgcctgccgatgcaggggacacgggttcgtgccccggtccgggaagatcccacatgccgcggagcggctgggcccgtgagccatggccgctgagcctgcgcgtccggagcctgtgctccgcaacgggagaggccacaacagtgagaggcccacgtaccccaaaaaaaaaaaaaaaaaaaagacaattctagaagcctttcttttaaagatacagtggacaaaaattcaaaattataagttaaaaatgaaaacagactttGGGAAACTTTCAAAGAGCATTCTGGAGTAAACCCAGCAGTTGAAGTATTAACCCAGGACCTGGCAAGGAGCaggtgttcattaaatatttgttgaatatagaataagtaaatggatgaagaaaGTAAACTTTTTGATGACCTATTGTTATCCGTGCCTTTAGTCCAAAAGAATGGAAACCTCTGAATTGGGATGTGACCCTCCATCATTAGTTGGTGTGAATCAGGCTGGCATTACTGTCCCTACCTGTGGAGACCCTACCCCATGTGGATCCGTCTCCCCACTGCCGTCCACTCCACACTCCCGCTGATGTGATCACCGTAATGGTCTATAAGTCATCTCGATGATTCCTAAGCAGTTTATAACTAAGAAACGCGTAGACACGCAGCCTCACAGAGTACATTAGGTTGCTGGTCTCTCTGGGTGGGAAAGGAAAATCTGCCCAAACCCAGttcttgttttaattatttcctttgagGCAAAGCCAGGAATCTGAGAGTGAGCGCTTGCTAAGGGTGGAACAGGGGTTCTGCCTGGTGTGCCTCTGGCATGTTCAGAGCTAGCAATAGTAATGGACAAGTCTCCAGGGCAACCAGGACCACTTCCAAGCATTCCCACCGTGGGCCGCGGCAGGGGCCCTCTATTCTTTGGGGAGCCCTGAACTGGGCTCATCTCCCAGTGCCTCCTGGCTGCAAGCTCAGTCCTAGCATGAGGGCTTTCTTCCTTGGCCCTTCCTTCACCTTCTTGTATCAGGTGGCAAACCAGCTGGTTCCAGTCCCGAATCAGATCTTCTGACTCCTCCCAGAAACCAACCACCTTCTGAGCAGGaaaccctgcccctccccaaagAGTGGGAAAccgcagaggaagagagagatgaaacagaagggaaggcagaggaggagggagaaaagaagcaagagaaaaaaggagatcAATAAAAAGAAGTCAAATCTGGTTGAAACCCCAAGGTAAGActtttttaaatcacaataatATGTAATAGCATCACCATTTGTGTCAGGGCCTAGTCCATCGTAGGTCCTCAAAAAACCGCTATTGAAATAATGCATCTATTTGGAATAAACCGGAGGGCTGGGCTGAAAGAGATTTCAATGTCAAATGCTGgt
The sequence above is drawn from the Tursiops truncatus isolate mTurTru1 chromosome 1, mTurTru1.mat.Y, whole genome shotgun sequence genome and encodes:
- the G0S2 gene encoding G0/G1 switch protein 2 — its product is METVQELIPLAKELMAQKPRRSLVRLYVLGGVLALFGAVLGLMETLCSPFTAAEREREREAAVAELQAARERKALRARALLEKSKQLEAVQGCRATTNRLHAS